The following proteins come from a genomic window of Miscanthus floridulus cultivar M001 chromosome 2, ASM1932011v1, whole genome shotgun sequence:
- the LOC136520897 gene encoding protein NPGR2-like has protein sequence MEGRKRKGKFRNSLRRMAMECLCSGEQLKGADETVRSSDSTITKDFSTSGYSSRNGEIEQYLDNGNIEEAELSLREGICLNYEEARALLGRLEYQRGHVEAALRVFDGIDMSALVPKMKISIARKADRRKTHSQWDSPPMPLHAVSLLMEAIYLKARALHDLGKDKEAAQECKMILDIVEAAVPEGLPAGFGKGCKLNEIICKSVELLPELWKSGGFSLETISSYRRPLLNNWNLDGETIARIQKKFAVFLLYSGCEARPPNLHSQLDGSFVPRNNMEEAILLLMILLRKFNLKRIEQDPSVMHHLTFALSMSGQLIPLAGQFEELLPGVLDKKEWLYSVALCYLAEEDDLSALNLLKRILKSGEDSDHLKELLLASKACIEMSAHTEGASYARRAIANMQDGCKPMAGLADLLLGVALSNQARSAISDTDRASWQCEALEALGNAEKKMHGKDSRALYSISLENAVQRKLEFAAFYAKRLVKLEAGSELRSWLLLARILSAQKLFADAETVVDAALDQTGKWYQGDLLRTKARIQAAHGQFRDAVETYTQLLAIIQLRTKSLTAGFCLPKDNKDDKGLETETWYDLALLYLGMAQWRDAEVCVLKIRSISPYSALAWHATGKIYEAKGLTKEALGAFFRALDLDPKHVPSLISTATVLQQLGDRPLPSIRCFLTDALQLDRTNHVAWFNLGLLYKEEGGRSVAEAAECFQAAAFLKETAPVEPFR, from the exons ATGGAGGGTAGGAAAAGGAAGGGAAAATTCAGGAATTCTCTCAGGCGGATGGCTATGGAGTGCCTGTGCTCTGGTGAGCAGCTGAAGGGGGCAGATGAGACCGTCCGGTCATCTGATTCTACAATCACAAAAGATTTCTCGACCAGCGGGTACTCTTCTCGTAATGGAGAGATTGAGCAGTACCTTGATAATGGCAACATAGAGGAAGCCGAGTTGTCGCTCCGGGAGGGCATTTGCCTAAATTATGAG GAAGCAAGGGCATTGCTAGGAAGGCTAGAATATCAACGGGGTCATGTAGAAGCAGCACTCCGTGTCTTTGATGGGATAGACATGTCTGCATTAGTCCCTAAGATGAAAATCTCAATTGCTAGAAAAGCAGATCGTCGGAAGACTCATTCACAGTGGGATTCTCCACCAATGCCCTTGCATGCTGTCAGCCTTCTCATGGAGGCCATATATCTTAAAGCAAGAGCACTTCATGATCTTGGGAAAGATAAAG AAGCTGCACAAGAATGTAAAATGATATTGGATATTGTGGAGGCAGCCGTACCTGAGGGCTTGCCAGCAGGCTTTGGAAAAGGCTGTAAATTGAACGAAATAATATGCAAGTCTGTAGAGTTGCTCCCTGAGCTGTGGAAATCAGGGGGGTTTTCACTTGAAACCATTTCTTCATATAGGAGGCCACTTCTCAATAATTGGAATCTTGATGGAGAGACCATAGCAAGGATACAAAAGAAATTTGCTGTTTTTCTCCTATATAGTGGCTGTGAAGCACGCCCTCCAAATCTTCATTCTCAGTTGGACGGTTCATTTGTACCTCGCAACAATATGGAAGAGGCTATTCTTCTTTTGATGATTCTTTTGAGGAAGTTCAATCTCAAGAGGATTGAGCAAGATCCCTCTGTGATGCATCACCTTACTTTTGCACTGTCCATGTCAGGACAGCTAATTCCACTGGCTGGACAGTTCGAAGAATTGTTACCTGGTGTGTTAGACAAAAAAGAATGGTTGTACAGCGTTGCATTGTGTTATTTAGCAGAAGAGGATGATCTGAGTGCCCTGAATCTACTCAAAAGAATACTAAAGTCTGGAGAGGATTCTGATCATCTCAAAGAACTACTTCTAGCTTCAAAGGCTTGCATTGAGATGAGTGCTCATACTGAAGGTGCTTCTTATGCAAGGAGAGCCATTGCTAATATGCAGGATGGATGCAAACCAATGGCAGGACTTGCAGACCTATTGCTTGGTGTTGCGCTTTCTAATCAGGCTAGAAGTGCAATATCTGATACAGATAGAGCTTCGTGGCAGTGTGAAGCGCTGGAAGCCCTTGGGAATGCTGAAAAAAAGATGCATGGGAAAGATTCTAGGGCATTGTACAGTATCAGCCTTGAAAATGCTGTGCAGAGGAAATTAGAATTTGCTGCCTTTTATGCAAAGAGGCTGGTGAAACTTGAGGCTGGATCAGAGTTGAGGAGTTGGCTCCTTTTAGCTCGAATACTTAGTGCTCAAAAGCTGTTTGCCGATGCTGAAACAGTTGTTGATGCTGCTCTAGATCAGACTGGGAAATGGTATCAAGGAGATTTATTGCGAACCAAAGCCAGAATTCAGGCTGCACACGGGCAATTCAGAGATGCAGTTGAAACATACACCCAACTTCTTGCTATCATTCAACTTAGAACGAAAAGTTTAACTGCTGGATTTTGCTTGCCTAAG gacaacaaggatgataaaGGCCTGGAAACAGAGACCTGGTATGATCTAGCTCTCTTATACCTAGGTATGGCACAATGGAGAGATGCAGAGGTCTGTGTATTGAAGATAAGATCCATCAGTCCTTATTCTGCATTGGCTTGGCATGCTACAG GAAAAATATATGAAGCAAAAGGTCTTACAAAAGAAGCTTTGGGAGCTTTTTTCAGAGCTTTAGACCTTGATCCTAAACATGTCCCAAGTTTGATATCAACTGCCACTGTTCTGCAACAACTTGGTGACAGGCCATTGCCTTCTATACGGTGCTTCCTGACTGATGCATTGCAACTGGATAGAACTAATCATGTTGCATGGTTCAATCTTGGCCTGCTTTACAAAGAGGAAGGTGGTAGGTCAGTGGCTGAGGCTGCTGAATGCTTTCAAGCTGCTGCTTTTCTTAAAGAAACAGCACCTGTAGAACCTTTCAGATGA